In Vibrio alfacsensis, the following proteins share a genomic window:
- a CDS encoding enoyl-CoA hydratase/isomerase family protein, which translates to MKTLSITQQNGIATVEINNPPVNVLTIDLINEINEFVLSLKDDRDTKVVVFKSLHESFFLAHLDLNVINGTQGGQAASIEFNHMIANIKAMKQVSVAVVDGVARGGGNEFVMACDLAYGTENAAFAQPEIHVNIPTGGQGAVQFARRMGKNKALQALLLGNDFTAQQAEQLNIITQFVPKAELDGFLAATLGVISQLEVRDIVMYKEIIATSIKDEDAGAELELRYFLERAKEQRTAAIIDAFLKHGGQTEREAKDIQGIFVDTAAELNKQ; encoded by the coding sequence ATGAAAACACTATCAATCACACAACAAAATGGCATCGCTACTGTTGAAATCAACAACCCACCAGTGAACGTACTGACTATCGATTTAATCAATGAAATCAATGAATTTGTACTATCACTTAAAGATGACCGCGATACGAAAGTGGTGGTATTCAAATCGCTTCATGAGTCTTTCTTCTTGGCGCATTTAGATTTGAACGTTATCAACGGCACACAAGGTGGTCAGGCAGCATCGATTGAATTCAACCACATGATTGCCAACATCAAAGCGATGAAACAAGTATCGGTTGCTGTGGTTGATGGCGTTGCTCGTGGTGGCGGTAATGAGTTCGTGATGGCGTGTGACTTGGCTTACGGCACTGAAAACGCGGCATTTGCTCAGCCAGAGATCCACGTCAATATCCCAACGGGTGGTCAAGGTGCGGTGCAGTTCGCTCGTCGCATGGGTAAAAACAAAGCGCTTCAAGCACTGCTACTTGGTAATGACTTTACCGCACAGCAAGCAGAGCAGTTAAACATCATCACTCAATTTGTTCCTAAAGCAGAGTTAGATGGGTTCCTGGCGGCGACATTGGGTGTGATTAGCCAACTAGAAGTGCGTGACATCGTAATGTACAAAGAGATCATCGCAACCTCTATCAAAGATGAAGACGCAGGTGCGGAGCTAGAGCTGCGTTACTTCTTAGAGCGCGCAAAAGAGCAGAGAACTGCAGCGATCATCGACGCGTTCCTAAAACACGGCGGTCAAACAGAGCGTGAAGCGAAAGATATCCAAGGCATCTTTGTTGATACTGCGGCAGAGCTAAACAAACAATAG
- a CDS encoding VF530 family DNA-binding protein, whose translation MTEEERIELQKNNPLHGLKIEDMLQQLVDFYGWEILDTAMRMNCFNTKPSIASSVKYLKKTEWARERVENFYLYRYKRMPKASEYEYNLPPRARTFRHGLEPREPMELTVESILASQAKAASAHKERSSKQRADRARFNNRRR comes from the coding sequence ATGACCGAAGAAGAACGAATTGAACTGCAGAAGAACAACCCATTACATGGTCTTAAAATTGAAGACATGTTGCAGCAGCTTGTAGATTTTTATGGCTGGGAAATTCTAGATACTGCAATGCGTATGAACTGTTTCAATACTAAACCAAGCATTGCAAGCAGCGTGAAATACCTGAAGAAAACGGAATGGGCTCGCGAGCGAGTAGAGAACTTTTACCTATACCGCTACAAGCGTATGCCAAAGGCGTCTGAATACGAGTACAACTTGCCACCACGTGCACGTACTTTCCGTCATGGATTGGAACCACGTGAGCCAATGGAATTAACCGTAGAATCGATTCTGGCTTCACAAGCGAAAGCAGCGTCTGCGCACAAAGAGCGTTCGTCTAAGCAGCGTGCTGATCGCGCTCGTTTTAATAATCGACGCCGATAA